A region of Salmo salar chromosome ssa17, Ssal_v3.1, whole genome shotgun sequence DNA encodes the following proteins:
- the LOC106575813 gene encoding gamma-crystallin S, translating to MSKMGRIVFYEDKNYQGRRYECDSDCTDFHSYLSRCNSIRVESGAWVVYERPNYTGYQYVLTRGEYPDYQCWMGLNNHVCSCKMVHFASGIPYKLQLYGKGDLAGQAFEATEDCPSVLEKFHWREVHSCKVLGGWWVFYEHPNYKGRQYLLEKGEYRKPTDWGAVCPNVQSFRRLTE from the exons ATGTCAAAGATGGGAAGG ATCGTGTTCTACGAGGACAAGAACTACCAGGGCCGACGCTATGAGTGTGACAGCGACTGCACAGACTTCCATTCCTACCTGAGCCGCTGTAACTCCATCAGGGTGGAGAGTGGTGCCTGGGTGGTGTACGAGAGGCCCAACTACACCGGCTACCAGTATGTACTGACCAGGGGAGAGTACCCTGACTACCAGTGCTGGATGGGTCTCAACAACCACGTCTGCTCCTGCAAGATGGTTCACTTT GCTAGCGGTATCCCCTACAAGCTGCAGCTGTATGGGAAGGGAGACTTGGCAGGCCAGGCGTTCGAGGCCACCGAGGACTGCCCCTCCGTGCTGGAGAAGTTCCACTGGCGCGAGGTGCACTCCTGCAAGGTGCTGGGCGGCTGGTGGGTCTTCTACGAGCACCCCAACTACAAGGGCCGTCAGTATCTCCTGGAGAAGGGCGAGTACCGCAAGCCCACGGACTGGGGCGCGGTGTGTCCCAACGTCCAGTCCTTCAGACGCCTCACTGAGTAA